The proteins below come from a single Rickettsia typhi str. Wilmington genomic window:
- the ftsW gene encoding putative lipid II flippase FtsW — translation MNNEISNNFIKLWWRSTDRQIIISLIILFAFSLMLVTTSGSIVASRIGLEESYFASRQIFYLAVASGLILLLSCLNKKWLRRFAILGFIMSVVLLIAVKFFGYEVKGAVRWINILGLSIQPSEFIKPFFEVVTGWILALKFNDDFPSFTICVIFYFIVAILLIIQPDFGMLVMITAVFGIQLFIAGMPIFWIMLAVFLGMLGVTIAYFWLPHVTQRINSFLDPESSENYQVSKSLKAFEHGGLYGCGPGEGVVKQVLPDSHTDFIFAVAGEEFGAIICLIVIAIFAFIVLSSFIKLLNETDKFVQFAASGIIAQLGLQAIINIGVTLHLLPTKGMTLPFISYGGSSTIAIAIATGMLLGFTRHRTPLNSYKICNIEI, via the coding sequence ATGAACAATGAAATATCTAATAACTTTATAAAATTATGGTGGCGTAGTACCGATAGGCAAATAATAATTTCTTTAATTATTTTATTTGCTTTTAGTCTCATGCTTGTTACTACTTCAGGTTCAATAGTAGCAAGTAGAATAGGGCTTGAAGAAAGTTATTTTGCTTCTAGACAAATATTTTATTTAGCTGTTGCTTCAGGATTAATATTATTATTGTCATGTCTTAATAAAAAATGGTTAAGGCGTTTTGCAATATTGGGATTTATTATGAGTGTTGTTTTATTAATAGCAGTGAAGTTTTTTGGATATGAAGTAAAAGGTGCAGTGCGATGGATTAATATTTTAGGTCTTTCTATTCAGCCTTCAGAATTTATCAAACCATTTTTTGAAGTTGTTACTGGATGGATATTAGCGCTAAAATTTAATGATGATTTTCCAAGTTTTACAATTTGTGTAATATTTTATTTTATTGTTGCTATTCTTTTAATTATTCAGCCGGATTTCGGAATGCTTGTAATGATTACAGCAGTGTTCGGTATTCAGCTTTTTATTGCAGGTATGCCAATATTTTGGATTATGCTAGCTGTTTTTTTAGGAATGTTAGGAGTAACTATTGCGTATTTTTGGTTACCTCATGTAACGCAACGAATTAATTCATTCTTAGATCCTGAAAGTAGTGAGAATTATCAAGTGAGTAAATCTCTTAAGGCTTTTGAGCATGGAGGTTTATATGGATGTGGTCCAGGGGAGGGTGTAGTAAAACAGGTACTTCCTGACTCGCATACGGATTTTATTTTTGCTGTAGCAGGTGAAGAGTTTGGAGCTATTATTTGCCTTATTGTTATCGCTATATTTGCTTTTATAGTATTAAGCAGTTTTATTAAATTATTAAACGAAACAGATAAATTTGTACAATTCGCTGCTAGTGGTATAATTGCACAATTAGGACTGCAAGCAATAATTAATATTGGTGTAACTTTACATTTACTACCTACTAAAGGTATGACATTACCATTTATTAGTTATGGTGGTTCTTCAACAATTGCAATAGCTATCGCAACTGGTATGCTTCTTGGATTTACGAGGCACCGAACCCCTTTAAATTCATATAAAATTTGTAATATTGAAATATGA
- the murD gene encoding UDP-N-acetylmuramoyl-L-alanine--D-glutamate ligase, translated as MNAYTKQKIGIFGLGKTGISVYEELKNKYDLIVYDDLKAKRDIFEKLFGNKLITILSDSRWQDLDKIVLSPGVPLTHEVVRIAHHFNIPIISDIDLLFEKSKNLKFIAITGTNGKSTTAALISHILNSNGLDYTVAGNIGVPALQAKASKDGYVLELSSFQLDLVKIFTVKVAVLLNITPDHLDRYQDMNGYIAAKAKIFDRMDKDSYAVINIDNDYCRKIFLLLQREQLIKLIPFSVTKILNNGISIVDDKIHDNNLTYKLPLNKNLQGLHNCENIAASYAVSKIIGVESKKILESISSFQSLHHRMQYIGSINNISFYNDSKATNAISALQSIKALDNIYWLAGGIPKEGGIEGIKPYFNKIKKAYFYGQAKTMFANTAKNIIDCVICDNLEYAFNIAYKDAVSDNTEIKNILLAPSCSSYDQFKNFEERGELFIKLSKNVIGSNYLLSNLRIFD; from the coding sequence ATGAATGCATATACAAAACAAAAAATAGGTATTTTCGGGCTTGGTAAAACAGGAATATCTGTTTATGAAGAACTGAAAAATAAATATGATTTAATTGTTTATGATGATTTAAAAGCAAAGAGAGATATATTTGAAAAATTGTTTGGAAATAAACTTATTACTATTTTATCTGATTCAAGATGGCAAGATTTAGATAAAATTGTCTTAAGTCCTGGAGTTCCGCTTACGCATGAAGTAGTAAGAATTGCTCATCATTTTAATATTCCAATTATTTCAGATATAGATTTATTATTTGAAAAGTCAAAAAACTTAAAATTTATAGCTATAACCGGTACAAACGGTAAAAGTACTACTGCTGCTTTAATAAGTCATATCTTAAATAGTAACGGTTTAGACTATACTGTTGCTGGTAATATTGGAGTTCCTGCTTTACAAGCTAAGGCAAGTAAAGACGGGTATGTACTTGAATTATCTTCTTTTCAGCTAGATTTAGTCAAAATCTTTACAGTTAAAGTTGCAGTGCTTCTTAATATAACTCCTGATCATTTAGATAGATATCAGGACATGAACGGTTATATTGCAGCAAAAGCTAAAATTTTTGATCGAATGGATAAAGATAGTTATGCAGTAATTAATATTGATAATGATTATTGTCGTAAAATTTTTTTGCTATTACAGAGAGAGCAGTTGATAAAATTAATTCCATTCTCAGTTACTAAAATTCTTAACAATGGTATATCAATAGTTGATGATAAAATTCACGATAATAATTTAACTTATAAATTGCCTTTGAATAAAAATTTGCAAGGGCTGCATAATTGTGAGAATATAGCTGCAAGTTATGCAGTATCTAAAATAATAGGAGTAGAATCTAAAAAAATACTTGAGTCCATAAGTAGTTTTCAAAGCTTGCATCATAGAATGCAATATATTGGTAGTATAAATAATATAAGTTTTTATAATGATAGTAAAGCGACAAATGCTATATCTGCATTACAATCAATTAAAGCACTAGATAATATTTATTGGCTTGCTGGAGGTATCCCTAAAGAGGGTGGTATTGAGGGAATAAAACCTTATTTTAATAAAATTAAAAAAGCTTATTTTTATGGTCAAGCTAAAACAATGTTTGCAAATACTGCTAAGAATATAATAGATTGTGTAATATGTGATAATCTTGAGTATGCTTTCAATATTGCTTATAAGGATGCAGTAAGTGATAATACGGAGATAAAAAATATCTTGTTAGCACCAAGTTGTAGCTCGTATGACCAATTTAAAAATTTTGAGGAGCGTGGTGAGTTGTTTATCAAGTTATCAAAAAATGTCATTGGAAGTAATTATTTACTAAGCAATCTCAGGATATTTGATTAG
- a CDS encoding glycosyltransferase family 4 protein — MKILNIMLSRDLGGIQQAFLDYNAALEIQKIEVINVTSYKAKINSFLNRRSFKLINLIPIDPLSVLILKYIIYKTQPDIIIAHGNRSINFSKLAKPHNTKLVGIAHNYSLKGLRKCDFVIALTYHMKEFLLKNHFDKSRIFVLPNMINITKNFVPNKIYKKVIVIGVLARFVAKKGIDVLIKATKLLKDKKYDIQVVIGGNGNEKDNLIALVHKLNLQDQISFKGWVNDRDTFFKQIDIFCLPSLHEPFGIIILEAMEASVPIVSTDTEGPKEILKHLKDGLICKAGSIEDLAEKIIYLIDNPLQAAEFSKNAYLKLKQNYDIKVVSKKLEYILESFR; from the coding sequence ATGAAAATACTTAATATCATGCTAAGTCGTGATCTTGGCGGTATTCAACAAGCATTTTTAGACTATAATGCAGCGCTTGAGATACAGAAAATTGAGGTTATAAATGTCACTTCTTATAAAGCAAAAATAAATTCTTTTCTAAATAGAAGAAGTTTTAAACTAATTAACTTAATACCGATTGACCCATTATCGGTACTTATTCTTAAATATATAATCTACAAAACTCAGCCTGATATAATTATAGCACACGGCAATAGATCAATAAATTTTAGCAAACTCGCTAAACCTCATAATACCAAATTAGTAGGTATTGCTCATAATTATAGTTTAAAAGGACTACGTAAATGTGATTTTGTTATTGCATTAACGTATCATATGAAAGAATTTCTACTAAAAAATCATTTTGATAAATCTAGGATATTTGTCTTACCTAATATGATAAATATTACTAAAAATTTTGTCCCCAATAAAATATATAAAAAAGTTATCGTAATTGGTGTACTCGCAAGATTTGTAGCTAAGAAAGGTATTGATGTTCTCATTAAAGCTACTAAACTTTTAAAAGACAAGAAATATGACATTCAAGTTGTTATAGGTGGAAACGGCAATGAAAAAGATAATTTAATTGCTTTAGTACATAAACTTAATTTACAAGATCAAATATCATTTAAGGGATGGGTTAATGATAGAGATACTTTCTTTAAACAGATTGATATTTTTTGCTTACCATCTCTTCATGAACCTTTCGGCATTATAATACTTGAAGCAATGGAAGCAAGTGTGCCTATTGTTAGCACTGATACTGAAGGACCAAAAGAAATTCTAAAACACCTAAAAGATGGGCTTATATGTAAAGCCGGCTCTATTGAAGATTTAGCAGAAAAAATTATCTATCTAATAGATAATCCTTTACAAGCAGCAGAATTTTCTAAAAATGCCTACCTTAAACTTAAACAAAATTATGATATTAAGGTTGTTTCTAAAAAATTAGAGTATATTTTAGAAAGTTTCAGATAA
- the pheS gene encoding phenylalanine--tRNA ligase subunit alpha codes for MANIETILKLAEEKILLVHNLKDLQEYKVEFLGKNGIVTSELKKLSSLVNGQERKEFGLKINTLKDKIHNIIKAKVQILEEEELNLKLAADKIDLTIPARRYKQGSIHPITQCMDELIQVFAQFGFTIENGPNIENDFHNFTALNFEYDHPARQMHDTFYLKGRENDKPLLLRTHTSTVQIRAMKNGKPPFRFIAPGRTYRSDSDMTHTPMFHQIEGLVIDKNINMGHLKYVIIKFIRSFFENPNIELRFRPSFFPFTEPSAEVDIRMNKNDKWLEVLGCGMVHPNVLKNVGIDRSEYQGFAFGLGVERFAMLKYNIKDLRRFFEGDIRWLKHYNFESFDIPNLAGGLTK; via the coding sequence ATGGCAAATATAGAAACAATATTAAAACTTGCTGAGGAAAAAATCTTATTAGTACACAATTTAAAAGATTTGCAAGAATATAAAGTAGAATTTTTAGGTAAAAACGGCATAGTAACCAGTGAGCTTAAAAAATTAAGTAGTTTAGTAAATGGACAAGAGCGTAAAGAATTTGGCTTAAAAATCAATACATTAAAAGATAAAATACATAATATAATAAAAGCAAAAGTGCAAATTTTAGAGGAAGAAGAATTGAATTTAAAACTTGCTGCCGATAAAATTGATTTAACCATTCCTGCAAGAAGATATAAACAAGGTTCTATTCATCCAATAACTCAATGTATGGATGAGTTAATACAAGTATTTGCGCAGTTTGGTTTTACCATAGAAAATGGACCGAATATAGAAAATGATTTTCATAATTTTACCGCTCTCAATTTTGAATATGACCATCCAGCAAGGCAGATGCACGATACTTTTTATTTAAAAGGTCGTGAAAATGATAAACCACTGCTATTACGAACTCACACCTCAACAGTTCAGATTAGAGCTATGAAAAATGGCAAACCGCCTTTTAGATTTATAGCACCTGGTAGAACTTATAGATCAGATTCAGATATGACGCATACTCCGATGTTTCACCAAATAGAAGGACTTGTGATTGATAAAAATATCAATATGGGGCATTTAAAATATGTTATCATAAAATTTATAAGAAGCTTTTTTGAAAATCCTAATATTGAATTACGCTTTAGACCTAGCTTTTTCCCATTTACAGAACCTTCTGCTGAGGTTGATATTCGAATGAATAAAAATGATAAATGGCTTGAAGTCCTTGGGTGTGGGATGGTGCATCCAAATGTGCTTAAAAATGTTGGTATTGATAGAAGTGAGTATCAAGGTTTTGCGTTTGGTCTTGGAGTAGAACGCTTTGCAATGCTAAAATATAATATCAAAGATTTAAGACGATTTTTTGAAGGCGATATACGTTGGCTTAAACATTATAATTTTGAGAGTTTTGATATACCGAATTTAGCAGGAGGGCTGACAAAATGA
- the dapF gene encoding diaminopimelate epimerase, with the protein MINKINFVKMHGLGNDFVIVHKRDLATVCNLSQLAKNMADRHTGIGCDQCIIYEEYNNVYTMIIYNIDGSNAKLCGNATRCLAKLIYLDTGKKDITIMVGKKKLLCNVEAANKISVNVGNVSFNETWMPSRDRIWAFAERYMLDLKETMCVDIGNPHLIIFSKLEPQDQKIIGQKLQAKELFVDGVNVNFAEVKDNKIYLSVWERGAGLTLACGSGACGSFAAGLKLGFVHSPSTVVFKYGNLIMQEEDGNIIMQGEATFVMRGEYYCEK; encoded by the coding sequence ATGATTAATAAAATTAACTTTGTAAAAATGCATGGTCTTGGTAATGATTTTGTGATTGTTCATAAACGGGATTTAGCCACTGTATGCAATTTATCGCAATTAGCCAAAAATATGGCTGATCGTCATACAGGTATTGGTTGTGATCAGTGTATTATTTATGAAGAGTATAATAATGTTTATACAATGATTATATACAACATAGACGGATCTAATGCTAAATTATGCGGTAATGCTACACGATGTTTAGCAAAGTTAATTTATCTTGATACAGGAAAGAAAGATATTACAATAATGGTAGGCAAGAAAAAATTGTTATGTAATGTGGAAGCTGCAAATAAGATTAGTGTGAATGTAGGAAACGTGAGTTTTAATGAAACTTGGATGCCAAGCCGTGATAGAATTTGGGCATTTGCAGAGCGTTATATGCTTGATTTAAAAGAAACGATGTGTGTTGATATAGGTAATCCACATTTAATTATTTTTAGTAAATTAGAACCGCAAGATCAAAAAATTATCGGTCAAAAATTACAGGCTAAAGAATTATTTGTAGATGGAGTAAATGTGAATTTTGCTGAAGTAAAAGATAATAAAATTTATTTATCTGTTTGGGAGCGAGGAGCAGGGTTAACGCTTGCTTGCGGTAGTGGAGCTTGCGGTAGTTTTGCTGCTGGTTTAAAGCTTGGGTTTGTCCATTCACCAAGTACGGTAGTATTTAAGTACGGTAATCTTATCATGCAAGAAGAAGATGGTAATATAATAATGCAAGGAGAAGCAACCTTTGTAATGCGTGGAGAATATTATTGTGAGAAATAA
- the lspA gene encoding signal peptidase II — MISLFKKLYFTFSRSSRIIITLVIIDQLTKWWFINNLRWKPGLMLKVTSILNMVYTWNYGISFGLMREYYQYSNAIFLITNMIIVCYLYHLMICSKTIGSFVGYNFVIGGAIGNLIDRFCRGAVFDFIHFHYRNYSFPVFNLADCFITLGVIILIEDYFSTKKVIEETSKENFDNLQIEAMAAKIRNTDHVSNDKI, encoded by the coding sequence ATGATCTCATTATTTAAAAAACTATATTTTACGTTCTCACGTAGTAGTCGTATAATAATAACCTTAGTTATTATTGATCAGTTAACCAAATGGTGGTTTATTAATAATTTAAGATGGAAGCCAGGCTTAATGCTTAAGGTGACTTCTATTTTAAATATGGTTTATACTTGGAATTATGGTATTAGCTTTGGTTTAATGCGTGAATACTATCAATATAGTAATGCTATTTTCTTAATAACGAACATGATTATTGTGTGTTATTTATATCATTTGATGATATGTTCAAAAACTATAGGTAGTTTTGTAGGTTATAATTTTGTTATTGGTGGCGCTATTGGTAATCTAATTGATAGGTTTTGTAGAGGGGCTGTCTTTGACTTTATTCATTTTCATTATCGCAACTATAGCTTTCCCGTGTTTAATTTAGCTGATTGCTTTATTACGTTAGGAGTCATTATCTTAATAGAAGATTATTTTAGTACTAAAAAAGTTATTGAAGAAACATCAAAAGAGAATTTTGATAATCTTCAAATTGAAGCTATGGCTGCAAAAATTCGTAACACTGATCATGTCAGTAATGATAAAATATAA
- a CDS encoding DUF3035 domain-containing protein, with the protein MKQIFLLFTLLFITSACNKKLKETLGLSTAGPNEYQVQRVKTLETPPHYYLIDPRNNKTTYNNIKVKCELNEGEQALMHDMN; encoded by the coding sequence GTGAAACAGATTTTTTTATTATTTACTCTTTTATTCATTACTTCTGCTTGTAATAAGAAGTTAAAAGAAACCTTAGGTCTATCAACAGCAGGACCAAATGAATATCAAGTACAGCGTGTTAAAACACTCGAAACACCGCCTCATTATTACTTAATAGATCCTAGAAATAATAAAACAACTTACAATAATATAAAAGTGAAATGTGAATTGAATGAAGGTGAACAAGCTTTAATGCATGATATGAACTAA
- the murG gene encoding undecaprenyldiphospho-muramoylpentapeptide beta-N-acetylglucosaminyltransferase, whose protein sequence is MKKIILVAGGTGGHFFPAVALGEELIKRGYIVHFITDLRCKKYINKDMKIIFYLLDLKRFSNILLFLPTLLIAFLKSIKLIYHIKSCVIIGFGGYPVIAPMFAAIFLRIPIIIHEQNSYLGKVNKFFARFAKKIAISYEDIKNVPEFAKSKIVLTGGIVRKNIRELDSFIYLASQHCPTKLTKTVLTNTLNHFVKARNNKFSNCNIFTLFIFGGSQGAKLFSELIPASIEILMKKQPNLELKIIQQASLAHQVKIKDIYSKLNITYEFAEFFDNIALQYKVANLVISRAGASTIEELTYIGLPTIFIPLPSAADNHQYYNAKLLADNKAGWCLEQNNISAEKLADQILDLISNRQLLEDAAQNLLNRKQEGHLLLSNLIEDTVFL, encoded by the coding sequence ATGAAAAAAATAATTTTAGTAGCAGGTGGCACGGGTGGACATTTTTTTCCTGCAGTTGCTCTTGGAGAAGAGCTTATAAAACGTGGTTATATAGTGCATTTTATTACTGATTTAAGGTGCAAAAAATATATCAACAAAGATATGAAAATAATTTTTTATCTCTTAGATTTGAAACGATTTAGTAATATTTTGTTGTTTTTGCCAACATTATTAATTGCATTTTTAAAATCTATTAAATTAATTTATCATATAAAGTCTTGTGTCATTATAGGATTTGGTGGTTATCCTGTTATAGCACCAATGTTTGCAGCAATTTTTTTAAGAATACCGATTATAATTCATGAGCAGAATTCTTACCTTGGTAAGGTTAATAAATTTTTTGCACGCTTTGCGAAAAAGATCGCTATTTCTTATGAAGACATAAAGAATGTACCAGAATTTGCAAAAAGTAAAATAGTATTGACTGGTGGAATAGTTAGAAAGAATATTAGAGAATTAGATTCGTTTATATACTTAGCATCACAACATTGTCCAACCAAATTAACTAAAACAGTCTTAACAAACACATTAAATCATTTTGTTAAGGCGCGTAATAATAAATTTTCCAATTGTAATATTTTTACATTATTCATCTTTGGCGGTAGTCAAGGAGCCAAGTTATTTTCAGAGCTGATACCTGCAAGTATCGAAATTTTAATGAAAAAACAGCCAAATCTTGAATTAAAGATAATCCAGCAAGCATCATTAGCGCATCAAGTAAAAATAAAAGATATATACTCGAAATTAAACATTACATATGAATTTGCTGAATTTTTTGATAATATTGCATTGCAATATAAAGTAGCCAATTTAGTGATTTCACGAGCAGGAGCATCTACTATAGAAGAATTGACATATATAGGGTTGCCAACAATTTTTATTCCACTGCCTAGTGCTGCAGATAATCATCAATATTACAATGCAAAATTATTAGCAGATAACAAAGCAGGGTGGTGTTTAGAACAAAATAATATTTCTGCTGAGAAATTAGCTGATCAAATACTTGATTTGATAAGTAATAGACAGTTACTAGAGGATGCTGCACAAAATTTATTAAACAGAAAGCAAGAAGGACATCTGTTGCTAAGTAACTTAATAGAAGATACTGTTTTTCTATAG
- the mtaB gene encoding tRNA (N(6)-L-threonylcarbamoyladenosine(37)-C(2))-methylthiotransferase MtaB — protein MENIIVRNNLRQEIVTFGCRLNIYESEIIRKNLELSGLDNVAIFNTCAVTKSAEKQARQAIRKAKKNNPDLKIIVTGCSAQANPKMYGNMSEVDKVIGNEEKLLSHYYQITDQKISVNDIMSVKETACHLVSSFDGKSRAFIQVQNGCDHNCTFCIIPYGRGRSRSTPIGTIVAQVKHLVLKGFKEVVITGVDVTAYGSDLPGSPTFAQMIKRVLNLVPELKRIRLSSIDIAEVDDEFFELIAYSKRIMPHFHISLQSGDDMILKRMKRRHNRASVIEFCQKLRAIRPEVSFGADIIAGFPTETNEMFENTRKLILEAELQYLHVFPYSEREGTPAIRMPQVPKNIRKERAKILRQDGYNQLTEFFKKHIGQKVELLIENNNVAHTENFIPVKLDKYLAIGQIFKAELVGIENGYMKCVLI, from the coding sequence GTGGAGAATATTATTGTGAGAAATAATTTAAGACAAGAAATAGTAACATTTGGCTGTAGACTTAATATTTATGAAAGCGAAATAATACGGAAAAACTTAGAATTATCTGGTCTCGATAATGTAGCAATATTTAATACTTGTGCTGTTACTAAATCAGCTGAAAAACAAGCAAGACAAGCTATTCGGAAGGCTAAAAAAAATAATCCTGATTTAAAAATTATTGTTACCGGCTGTAGTGCTCAAGCAAATCCAAAAATGTACGGTAATATGTCGGAAGTGGATAAAGTTATAGGTAATGAAGAGAAGTTATTATCTCATTATTATCAAATCACTGATCAAAAAATATCAGTTAATGATATCATGTCTGTTAAAGAGACTGCATGTCATTTGGTTAGTAGTTTTGACGGTAAATCTCGTGCTTTTATTCAGGTGCAAAACGGTTGTGATCATAATTGTACTTTTTGTATAATTCCTTACGGCAGAGGTAGAAGTAGATCAACACCTATAGGAACTATAGTAGCACAGGTAAAACATTTAGTATTAAAAGGCTTTAAAGAAGTAGTGATTACTGGTGTAGATGTAACAGCTTATGGTAGTGATTTGCCTGGAAGCCCAACATTCGCACAAATGATCAAACGAGTTTTAAATTTAGTACCTGAGCTAAAAAGGATTCGTTTATCTTCAATAGATATAGCGGAAGTAGATGATGAATTTTTTGAGCTTATAGCTTATAGTAAGAGGATCATGCCGCATTTTCATATTAGCTTACAATCAGGTGACGATATGATCTTAAAACGTATGAAAAGACGTCATAATAGAGCAAGCGTAATAGAATTTTGTCAAAAATTGCGAGCAATACGACCTGAAGTATCATTTGGTGCCGATATTATAGCAGGTTTCCCAACTGAAACCAATGAAATGTTTGAAAATACAAGAAAATTAATTTTAGAAGCGGAATTACAATATTTGCATGTTTTTCCGTATTCAGAACGAGAAGGAACGCCTGCAATACGTATGCCACAAGTACCTAAAAATATAAGAAAAGAAAGGGCAAAAATTTTAAGACAAGATGGTTATAATCAATTAACGGAGTTCTTTAAAAAACATATAGGGCAGAAAGTGGAATTATTAATAGAGAATAATAACGTCGCTCATACCGAGAATTTTATTCCAGTAAAGCTAGATAAATATTTAGCAATAGGGCAGATATTTAAAGCGGAATTGGTAGGAATAGAAAATGGATATATGAAGTGTGTATTGATTTAG
- a CDS encoding M23 family metallopeptidase, whose protein sequence is MNDTILYGFNVQSSFISARLKKIFTPAFFLSLLLFIGLVFFVSFAINNYVNDTLSITLVQPDSSEEETISFKEVVVKKGDTIKSILVEQKIPKNDIEKIINLVKAGQLSSTLKIGQQITFEYETKITENDDEDLTSEITFLNKIIIIIDKLKTVEVIREGDNFKVEEIVVPLSKKVSKSSVNIESNFMSALKKLGLSNNSIIELINAYAYQIDFQRQIKNGDTATVITEKYITEDGKFSHHGKILYVSLNLSGKEYNIYRYSHDNNANNYAFFSEDGKSVKRSLLKTPLKVIKVSSHYGNRKHPILGYTKMHRGVDFAAPTGTPIYSAGNGVITEIGWKSGYGKFIQVKHSGTLSTAYAHASSFAKNLKVGSIVKQGQVIAYVGSTGRASGPHLHYEVKIDGKHVNPMSVKTTPGIELNGKNLEKFKQFKQEIKTLNVKLDKESYTDEINTVSL, encoded by the coding sequence ATGAATGATACCATACTATATGGTTTTAATGTACAATCATCTTTTATTAGTGCACGTTTAAAGAAAATCTTTACTCCTGCATTTTTCTTGTCATTGTTATTATTTATAGGTTTAGTTTTTTTTGTATCTTTTGCAATTAATAATTATGTGAATGATACCTTATCCATAACTTTAGTACAGCCGGATAGTAGTGAAGAAGAAACAATTTCATTTAAAGAAGTAGTAGTAAAAAAAGGTGATACTATAAAATCAATTTTGGTAGAACAAAAAATCCCTAAAAATGATATAGAAAAAATTATAAATTTAGTAAAAGCAGGTCAATTATCTTCCACTCTTAAAATAGGTCAGCAAATTACTTTTGAATATGAAACAAAAATTACCGAAAACGATGATGAGGATTTAACTTCAGAGATAACATTCTTAAATAAAATTATTATAATTATTGATAAGCTAAAAACTGTTGAAGTAATTAGAGAAGGCGATAATTTTAAAGTTGAAGAAATTGTAGTACCTTTAAGTAAAAAAGTTTCTAAATCATCTGTAAATATTGAATCAAATTTTATGTCAGCTCTTAAAAAGCTTGGTTTATCAAATAATAGTATAATAGAGTTAATTAATGCTTATGCTTATCAAATCGATTTTCAGCGTCAAATAAAAAACGGTGATACTGCAACAGTAATAACAGAAAAATATATAACTGAAGACGGTAAATTTTCTCATCATGGTAAAATTCTATATGTTTCATTAAATCTTTCAGGGAAAGAATATAATATATATCGCTATTCACATGATAATAATGCGAATAATTATGCATTTTTTTCTGAAGATGGTAAAAGTGTAAAAAGAAGCTTACTTAAAACTCCGCTAAAAGTGATAAAAGTTTCTTCACATTATGGTAATAGAAAACATCCAATACTCGGTTATACTAAAATGCATAGAGGTGTTGATTTTGCAGCTCCAACCGGAACACCTATATATTCTGCTGGAAACGGTGTTATAACGGAGATAGGTTGGAAATCAGGTTATGGAAAATTTATTCAAGTAAAACATAGTGGTACACTATCTACTGCCTATGCTCATGCTTCAAGTTTTGCAAAAAATTTAAAAGTAGGAAGTATAGTAAAACAGGGGCAAGTTATAGCATATGTTGGTAGTACAGGTAGAGCTAGTGGACCGCATTTACATTATGAAGTAAAAATTGATGGCAAACATGTGAATCCTATGTCAGTTAAAACAACACCTGGTATAGAATTAAACGGCAAAAATTTAGAAAAATTTAAACAATTTAAACAAGAAATAAAAACTTTAAATGTGAAGCTTGATAAGGAGTCGTATACTGATGAGATAAACACAGTGTCTTTATGA